In Alteribacillus bidgolensis, a genomic segment contains:
- a CDS encoding YolD-like family protein, whose translation MANKLTPESNLRWESTRWVLPEHREMWLNRQEKAKRIRKPTLDEVTGVFLDLLKYIRQ comes from the coding sequence ATGGCAAATAAACTAACTCCAGAATCAAACTTACGGTGGGAGAGTACACGTTGGGTCCTACCGGAACATCGAGAAATGTGGTTAAACCGTCAAGAAAAAGCAAAAAGGATAAGGAAGCCTACTTTAGACGAAGTCACTGGAGTTTTTCTTGATCTTTTGAAGTATATCCGGCAATAA
- a CDS encoding YiiX/YebB-like N1pC/P60 family cysteine hydrolase, whose protein sequence is MSVEEFENFLEEEWADHEQSKEEWKDNIKAQKHNFAEEAQEEENNKKDLESKFPKLENMDYSFESKSGEITIEEESEAFSASSTDSILGSYGDVLVTLDSSSSSGYFGGHAAIVSDYSDNWTLESFMAGFSSQSPDEDGVMWQINNWKTRYDTVAGYWPQASGSSDYKEAALYAENQLHEPYNTDFTNKWNTSKWYCSQLVWRAWYEQGVDIDGVTNGVIFPKDITKSNNVYAFYDNL, encoded by the coding sequence ATGTCTGTTGAAGAGTTTGAGAACTTTTTAGAGGAAGAATGGGCAGATCACGAACAAAGTAAAGAGGAATGGAAAGATAACATAAAAGCACAAAAACATAATTTCGCGGAGGAAGCTCAAGAAGAGGAAAACAATAAGAAGGATCTAGAATCAAAATTTCCAAAACTAGAAAATATGGATTATTCTTTTGAATCGAAGTCTGGTGAAATAACTATTGAGGAAGAATCTGAAGCATTTTCAGCAAGTAGTACAGATTCGATTCTTGGGAGTTACGGGGATGTATTAGTTACATTAGACTCTTCTAGTTCTTCAGGATACTTCGGGGGTCATGCAGCCATTGTCTCTGACTATAGTGATAACTGGACATTAGAATCGTTTATGGCTGGATTTAGTAGTCAATCACCAGATGAAGACGGGGTAATGTGGCAAATTAATAACTGGAAAACCAGATATGACACTGTGGCTGGTTATTGGCCACAAGCATCTGGTTCCTCCGACTATAAAGAGGCGGCACTTTATGCTGAGAATCAGCTTCATGAACCATATAACACTGATTTTACAAACAAATGGAACACTAGCAAGTGGTATTGTTCACAGTTAGTATGGAGAGCATGGTACGAGCAAGGTGTAGATATTGATGGGGTAACTAACGGTGTAATTTTTCCTAAAGATATTACAAAATCAAATAATGTCTATGCTTTTTACGACAACTTATAA
- a CDS encoding dihydrofolate reductase family protein, with protein sequence MRKIILFIHSTFNGVVTGDPSEDKTNWAVWRNSAGIEEGSQYLLNIFETADTILLGRGTYEDLSRKWPTSRGSKRDNGGSSLGDKINNAHKLVVTSARPLDKLKWGEFEAPKQLTGSNIEEQIKDLKNGDGGDIVIFGSPTLVRTLANANLIDEYQIVMHPVVVNVGEHLFDNLKEQKEFHLVDVKTLKVGSFLVTYRPAKA encoded by the coding sequence ATGCGTAAAATCATTCTATTCATTCACAGTACTTTTAATGGAGTTGTCACTGGCGACCCAAGCGAGGACAAAACCAACTGGGCGGTCTGGAGAAATAGCGCTGGCATTGAGGAAGGTTCTCAGTATCTATTAAATATTTTCGAGACAGCTGATACCATTTTGCTTGGCCGCGGAACCTACGAAGACCTCTCTAGAAAGTGGCCGACTAGTCGAGGGTCCAAACGGGACAATGGAGGTTCAAGCCTGGGTGATAAGATAAACAACGCCCACAAACTAGTTGTAACAAGCGCCCGCCCGCTCGACAAGCTAAAATGGGGAGAATTTGAAGCTCCAAAACAATTGACCGGCAGTAATATAGAAGAACAAATTAAGGACTTAAAAAATGGTGACGGTGGCGACATTGTTATTTTCGGTAGTCCAACGCTCGTGCGAACACTTGCAAATGCAAATCTTATTGACGAATATCAGATAGTCATGCACCCGGTTGTGGTCAACGTAGGTGAGCATTTGTTTGACAATCTTAAGGAGCAGAAGGAATTCCATCTCGTGGACGTCAAAACACTTAAGGTGGGTTCTTTCTTGGTAACCTACAGACCCGCTAAAGCTTAG